A genomic segment from Nonomuraea helvata encodes:
- a CDS encoding aminoglycoside phosphotransferase family protein has protein sequence MRDRPDSCDEELLRPALGAWGIEAGALDYAPVGFGDFHWIADGRWFITVADVRRRSFDGLRLAMDTAAALREEAGLDFVLAPLRAADGTTLLRLDRHRWAMSVFPFLDGTSGEFGQERTAEDRAAVIDLLAALHATPPPLSTPTRPLELSGRAGLDQALQDPGPPWLGGPYAEPARELIAEHAGTLRRRFSEFDRMAADTGEPVVTHGEPHPGNLLRSGERRLLVDWDTVGLAPPERDLWLVARDADDLARYADATGHTPSRAILELYRLRWALDDVSELVAWFRSPHGRTRDAEVSWTALTGTLEALADGVVM, from the coding sequence ATGCGAGATCGCCCGGATTCGTGCGACGAGGAGCTGCTGCGGCCCGCGCTCGGCGCGTGGGGCATCGAGGCGGGCGCGCTGGACTACGCGCCGGTGGGGTTCGGCGACTTCCACTGGATCGCCGACGGGCGGTGGTTCATCACGGTCGCGGACGTACGCCGCCGCAGCTTCGACGGGCTCCGGCTGGCCATGGACACGGCGGCGGCGCTGCGCGAGGAGGCCGGGCTCGACTTCGTGCTGGCGCCGCTGCGCGCGGCCGACGGCACGACGCTCCTGCGGCTCGACCGCCACCGGTGGGCGATGAGCGTCTTCCCCTTCCTGGACGGGACCTCCGGCGAGTTCGGGCAGGAGCGGACGGCCGAGGACCGGGCCGCGGTCATCGACCTGCTCGCCGCCCTCCACGCCACCCCGCCGCCCCTCTCCACGCCCACGCGTCCGCTCGAACTCTCGGGCCGGGCGGGGCTGGACCAGGCGCTCCAGGACCCGGGTCCGCCCTGGCTGGGCGGCCCGTACGCGGAGCCCGCCAGGGAGCTGATCGCCGAGCACGCCGGGACGCTGCGCCGCAGGTTCTCGGAGTTCGACCGGATGGCGGCGGACACCGGCGAGCCCGTCGTGACACACGGCGAGCCGCACCCGGGCAATCTGCTGCGCTCCGGCGAGCGCCGGCTGCTGGTCGACTGGGACACGGTCGGGCTGGCCCCGCCCGAGCGCGACCTGTGGCTGGTGGCCAGGGACGCCGACGACCTCGCCCGGTACGCCGACGCCACCGGCCACACGCCGAGCCGCGCGATTCTGGAGCTTTACCGGCTGCGCTGGGCCCTGGATGACGTGTCCGAGCTCGTGGCGTGGTTCCGCTCGCCGCACGGGCGCACGCGGGACGCCGAGGTGAGCTGGACCGCTCTCACGGGCACCCTCGAAGCCCTGGCCGACGGCGTCGTCATGTGA
- a CDS encoding RNA methyltransferase, translating to MHTFAVARAVHGIEPLVATEIRRSRLGVVRGVRHREVWFEASPGADLMSLRTADDLLLAAAVVDGIGHDRSALRRLARAVRAMDVDGFAHPGSAVEVSASFVGRRNYTRFEIEDAVGAELARPLRLPYHSRKDGARPPRDAMSWRVTIEGDQALIALRPAARPLHRRAYKTASIRGTLHPPVAAAMAALARLGDAGTVLDPCCGAGTTLIEAHALAPGARLLGFDHDPAALHAAASNARTAGSAPPPAGCFHGERAAHPSDNGKGRGLFANPRSAEGRASFGWAAADAGRIPMAGGGADRVLVNPPWGRQVPPRGLLARDLGPLWREVRRVLADDGVAVALVHDEIPPGFAVEEAVRVSLSGRHPVIAVLRKARR from the coding sequence TTGCATACGTTTGCTGTGGCCAGGGCCGTGCATGGCATCGAGCCCCTGGTGGCCACGGAGATTCGACGTTCCCGGCTGGGCGTGGTGCGTGGGGTGCGCCATCGCGAGGTCTGGTTCGAGGCCTCGCCGGGGGCCGACCTGATGAGCCTGCGGACGGCGGACGATCTGCTGCTCGCCGCCGCCGTGGTGGACGGGATCGGTCACGACCGCTCCGCGCTGCGCCGGCTGGCGCGCGCGGTCCGCGCCATGGATGTGGACGGGTTCGCGCATCCGGGGAGTGCGGTGGAGGTGTCGGCCTCGTTCGTCGGGCGCCGTAACTACACCCGCTTCGAGATCGAGGACGCGGTGGGGGCCGAGCTGGCGCGGCCGCTGCGGCTGCCGTACCACTCCAGGAAGGACGGAGCACGGCCGCCTCGGGACGCCATGTCGTGGCGGGTCACCATCGAGGGCGACCAGGCGCTCATCGCGCTGAGGCCGGCGGCGCGGCCGCTGCACCGGCGGGCGTACAAGACGGCCTCGATCCGGGGCACGCTGCACCCGCCGGTGGCCGCGGCCATGGCGGCGCTGGCCCGTCTCGGGGATGCCGGGACGGTGCTCGACCCGTGTTGCGGGGCGGGCACCACGCTGATCGAGGCCCACGCGCTGGCGCCCGGCGCGCGCCTGCTGGGCTTCGACCACGACCCCGCCGCCCTGCACGCGGCGGCCTCCAACGCCCGGACCGCCGGAAGCGCACCGCCCCCCGCCGGATGCTTCCACGGAGAGCGCGCCGCGCACCCGTCGGACAACGGCAAGGGGCGCGGGCTCTTCGCGAATCCGCGCAGCGCGGAAGGCCGGGCGTCGTTCGGGTGGGCCGCGGCGGATGCCGGGCGGATTCCCATGGCCGGAGGGGGCGCGGACCGGGTGCTGGTGAACCCGCCCTGGGGGCGGCAGGTGCCGCCGCGTGGGCTGCTGGCCCGGGACCTCGGCCCGCTGTGGCGGGAGGTCCGGCGGGTGCTCGCCGACGACGGGGTGGCCGTGGCGCTGGTGCACGACGAGATCCCGCCGGGGTTCGCGGTGGAGGAGGCGGTGCGGGTCAGCCTGTCGGGGCGGCACCCCGTCATCGCGGTCCTCAGGAAAGCGCGGAGGTGA
- a CDS encoding HAD family hydrolase produces the protein MLFDLDNTLIDRLGAFRLWAAEFAAQRGLGEEAVPWMVDRVDGWAISGAEGVRKPDVRLFEIAARRCGASLHSGGWVVGDDPGKDIAGGRDAGLRTIWIDRGVTGGVVADHTVSDARSAIELLIQLN, from the coding sequence GTGCTCTTCGACCTGGACAACACGCTGATCGACCGGCTGGGCGCGTTCAGGCTGTGGGCCGCCGAGTTCGCCGCGCAGCGGGGGCTGGGCGAAGAGGCGGTGCCGTGGATGGTGGACCGGGTGGACGGGTGGGCGATCTCGGGGGCGGAGGGCGTACGGAAGCCCGATGTGCGGCTCTTCGAGATCGCCGCCCGCAGGTGCGGCGCGTCTCTGCACTCCGGCGGCTGGGTCGTCGGGGACGACCCCGGGAAGGACATCGCGGGCGGACGGGACGCGGGGCTGCGGACCATCTGGATCGACCGGGGCGTCACCGGCGGAGTCGTGGCGGATCACACGGTGAGCGACGCGCGCTCCGCCATCGAGCTGCTCATCCAGCTGAACTGA
- a CDS encoding cytochrome P450: MGVLDFDLSDRDFWARPMREREAAFERLRSLEAPVFFQEMEIDFAPRGPGYHALVKHADILEASRTPEIFCSGDGGATNVPDMPAEFAEYFGSMINMDDPRHARLRRIVSRAFTPKMIKQFESDVDAAAAAIVDDLLEKGPGCDFVTEVAARLPLKIICDMMGIPERDYQFVFDRSNIILGGFDPEYGGADLEQLAERLLNAGMELQQLVQDLAAHRADHPTSDLTSSLVNANIDGERLTMQELGSFFILLVVAGNETTRNAISYGLRLLTKNPDQRALWLEDVDGHAAGAVEEIVRLASPVNFMRRKLTRDHEMNGHLYRKGEKAVLFYWAANRDEAVFADPYRFDITRDPNPHVGFGGPGPHFCLGAHLARREITVMFRELLRRVPGIEGGRPDRLHSMFINGIKHMECVF, from the coding sequence ATGGGCGTTCTCGACTTCGACCTGTCGGACCGCGACTTCTGGGCCAGGCCCATGAGAGAGCGCGAGGCGGCGTTCGAGCGCCTGCGTTCCCTGGAGGCCCCGGTCTTCTTCCAGGAGATGGAGATCGACTTCGCGCCCAGGGGCCCCGGCTACCACGCGCTGGTCAAGCACGCCGACATCCTCGAGGCCAGCCGCACTCCGGAGATCTTCTGTTCGGGTGACGGCGGCGCGACGAACGTGCCCGACATGCCGGCCGAGTTCGCCGAGTACTTCGGCTCGATGATCAACATGGACGATCCGCGCCACGCCAGGCTGCGCAGGATCGTCTCACGCGCGTTCACCCCCAAGATGATCAAGCAGTTCGAGTCGGACGTGGACGCCGCCGCGGCCGCCATCGTGGACGACCTCCTGGAGAAGGGGCCCGGCTGCGACTTCGTGACCGAGGTGGCCGCCCGCCTCCCGCTGAAGATCATCTGCGACATGATGGGCATCCCCGAGCGGGACTACCAGTTCGTCTTCGACCGTTCGAACATCATCCTCGGCGGCTTCGACCCCGAATACGGCGGCGCCGATCTCGAGCAGCTCGCCGAGCGCCTGCTCAACGCCGGCATGGAGCTGCAGCAGCTCGTCCAGGACCTCGCCGCCCACCGCGCCGACCACCCCACGAGCGACCTGACGTCCTCCCTGGTCAACGCCAACATCGACGGCGAGCGGCTGACGATGCAGGAGCTGGGGTCGTTCTTCATCCTGCTGGTGGTGGCGGGCAACGAGACCACCAGGAACGCCATCTCGTACGGACTGCGCCTGCTCACCAAGAACCCCGACCAGCGCGCGCTCTGGCTGGAGGACGTCGACGGGCACGCGGCCGGGGCCGTGGAGGAGATCGTCCGGCTCGCCTCTCCGGTGAACTTCATGCGCCGCAAACTCACCAGGGACCACGAGATGAACGGGCACCTCTACCGCAAGGGCGAGAAGGCGGTCCTGTTCTACTGGGCGGCGAACAGGGACGAGGCCGTCTTCGCCGACCCGTACCGCTTCGACATCACCCGCGACCCCAACCCGCACGTCGGCTTCGGCGGCCCGGGCCCGCACTTCTGCCTCGGCGCGCATCTGGCCAGGCGGGAGATCACGGTGATGTTCCGCGAGCTGCTGCGCCGCGTCCCGGGCATCGAGGGCGGCAGGCCCGACCGGCTGCACTCCATGTTCATCAACGGGATCAAGCACATGGAGTGCGTCTTCTAG
- a CDS encoding GMC family oxidoreductase, with amino-acid sequence MEYDYVIVGAGSAGCVLANRLSEDPGVSVALVEAGGKDDKLEIRMPAGFAKLFKTDYDWNYTTAKQGEMSGRKLYWPRGRVIGGSSSLNAQMWVRGCQRDYDQWGVPGWSYDDVLPYFTRAEHRVGSNEGDVYGTSGPLYISELRSPNVTTAAFLRACEELGLTRLGELNGRSNEGCSPTPVTQYRGRRWSSADAYLRPAASRPNLQVITGATVDRVVFDGRRATGIEHSGGAQVRARREVILAAGAIGSPYLLMRSGVGAPGELRDAGVAIVHELPEVGKNLQDHLSSGVFVECKQPVTLTKAESISNLLRYIVLRSGMLTTNVGEAVAFIRTSHEEPAPDVELIFAPVPFVDHGLTPPTGHGLTVGVVLLQPESRGRVGLNGRDAVIDPAYLTAEADAKRLVAGLKMAKQVFATAAMEPYAGGPMAPYWAPESDEELARWVRERGETLYHPVGTCRMGTDDASVVDPSLRVRGVEGLRVVDVSIMPTLNRGHTHAPAIMIGEKGADLIRKAP; translated from the coding sequence ATGGAGTACGACTACGTGATCGTAGGAGCGGGGTCCGCGGGGTGCGTGCTGGCCAACCGGCTCTCGGAGGACCCCGGCGTGTCGGTCGCGCTGGTCGAGGCGGGCGGGAAGGACGACAAGCTGGAGATCCGCATGCCCGCGGGCTTCGCCAAGCTCTTCAAGACCGACTACGACTGGAACTACACGACGGCCAAACAGGGCGAGATGTCCGGCAGGAAGCTCTACTGGCCGAGAGGCCGCGTGATCGGCGGCTCGTCCTCGCTCAACGCCCAGATGTGGGTGCGCGGCTGCCAGCGCGACTACGACCAGTGGGGCGTTCCCGGCTGGTCGTACGACGACGTCCTGCCGTACTTCACCAGGGCCGAGCACCGCGTCGGCAGCAACGAGGGCGACGTCTACGGCACCTCGGGGCCCCTCTACATCTCCGAGCTGCGCAGCCCCAACGTCACCACCGCCGCCTTCCTCAGGGCCTGCGAGGAGCTCGGCCTGACCCGCCTCGGCGAGCTGAACGGCCGCTCCAACGAGGGCTGCTCTCCCACGCCCGTCACCCAGTACCGCGGCCGCAGGTGGAGCTCGGCCGACGCCTACCTGCGCCCGGCCGCGTCGCGGCCCAACCTCCAGGTGATCACCGGGGCGACCGTGGACCGGGTGGTGTTCGACGGCAGGCGCGCGACCGGCATCGAGCACAGCGGGGGCGCCCAGGTCAGGGCCAGGAGGGAGGTCATCCTGGCCGCCGGCGCGATCGGCTCGCCGTACCTGCTGATGCGTTCGGGCGTGGGCGCGCCCGGCGAGCTGCGCGACGCCGGGGTCGCGATCGTGCACGAGCTGCCCGAGGTCGGCAAGAACCTGCAGGACCACCTCTCGAGCGGCGTGTTCGTCGAGTGCAAGCAGCCGGTGACGCTGACCAAGGCCGAGTCGATCAGCAACCTGCTGCGGTACATCGTCCTGCGCTCCGGCATGCTCACCACAAACGTGGGGGAGGCCGTCGCGTTCATCAGGACCTCGCACGAGGAGCCCGCGCCCGACGTCGAGCTGATCTTCGCTCCCGTGCCGTTCGTCGACCACGGGCTCACCCCGCCGACCGGCCACGGGCTCACCGTCGGCGTCGTGCTGCTGCAGCCGGAGAGCCGCGGCAGAGTCGGGCTCAACGGCAGGGACGCCGTCATCGACCCCGCTTACCTGACCGCGGAGGCCGACGCCAAGCGCCTGGTCGCCGGGCTGAAGATGGCCAAGCAGGTCTTCGCCACGGCGGCGATGGAGCCGTACGCGGGCGGGCCGATGGCGCCGTACTGGGCGCCGGAGAGCGACGAGGAGCTGGCGCGGTGGGTCCGCGAGCGCGGCGAGACGCTCTACCACCCGGTCGGCACCTGCCGCATGGGGACCGACGACGCGTCCGTGGTCGACCCCTCGCTCCGGGTGCGCGGCGTCGAAGGGCTCAGAGTGGTGGACGTCTCGATCATGCCGACGTTGAATCGCGGACATACTCACGCACCGGCCATTATGATCGGCGAGAAAGGCGCTGATTTGATAAGGAAGGCGCCTTAA
- a CDS encoding cytochrome P450, giving the protein MTLTADLDLSQIPFWGLPQAERAEAFRRLRQMDHPVFMREQVVPFVGGGPGFYALVRHADVIEASRNAAVFSSEPCSNSIPDMPRWLSQYFGSMINMDDPRHAQLRRIVSRAFTPRILSKMEEDLARAAAEIVDKAIEDGPGDFVAQVAARLPVRVICDMMGIPPESHDMVLQNTNIILGNTDPEYTGVAPDLTRRNVAKGLAKLMRAGYSLNRLAARLGDERRKRPTGDLVSLLVNGEERLTPQQLGSFFILLVVAGSETTRNAIAHGLKLFTDHTDQRAILMNNFEGHIVSACDEIIRYATPVIQFRRTLTQDHEMNGTRYKKGDKVLLFYNSANRDEAVFSDPDAFDITRDPNPHVGFGGPGPHYCLGAHLARREMTVMFRELYTRLPHIKSVGEPDYLLSNFINGIKHMRYTF; this is encoded by the coding sequence ATGACGCTGACCGCGGACCTGGACCTGTCGCAGATCCCGTTCTGGGGTCTGCCACAGGCCGAGCGTGCAGAGGCCTTTCGCAGGCTGAGGCAGATGGACCACCCGGTCTTCATGCGGGAGCAGGTCGTGCCGTTCGTCGGCGGCGGCCCGGGCTTCTACGCGCTCGTACGCCACGCCGACGTGATCGAAGCCAGCAGGAACGCGGCCGTGTTCAGCAGCGAGCCGTGCTCCAACAGCATTCCCGACATGCCGCGCTGGCTGAGCCAGTACTTCGGCTCCATGATCAACATGGACGACCCCCGGCACGCCCAGTTACGCAGGATCGTGTCCAGGGCGTTCACGCCGCGCATCCTGTCGAAGATGGAAGAGGACCTGGCCAGGGCCGCCGCCGAGATCGTGGACAAGGCGATCGAGGACGGTCCGGGCGACTTCGTCGCTCAGGTGGCCGCCCGGCTTCCCGTGCGGGTGATCTGCGACATGATGGGGATTCCGCCCGAATCTCATGACATGGTCCTGCAGAACACCAACATCATTCTGGGCAACACCGACCCCGAGTACACCGGCGTCGCCCCCGACCTCACCCGCCGCAACGTCGCCAAGGGCCTGGCCAAGCTGATGCGCGCCGGCTACTCGCTCAACCGGCTGGCCGCCCGCCTGGGCGACGAGCGGCGCAAGCGGCCCACGGGCGACCTGGTGAGCCTGCTGGTCAACGGCGAGGAACGGCTCACCCCGCAGCAGCTGGGCTCGTTCTTCATCCTGCTCGTGGTGGCGGGCAGCGAGACCACCCGCAACGCGATCGCGCACGGGCTCAAGCTCTTCACCGACCACACTGACCAGCGCGCGATCCTGATGAACAACTTCGAGGGCCACATCGTCTCCGCGTGCGACGAGATCATCCGCTACGCCACGCCGGTGATCCAGTTCCGCCGCACGCTGACGCAGGACCACGAGATGAACGGCACTCGGTACAAGAAGGGCGACAAGGTTCTGCTCTTCTACAACTCCGCCAACCGCGACGAGGCGGTCTTCTCGGACCCGGACGCGTTCGACATCACCCGCGACCCCAACCCGCACGTCGGGTTCGGCGGCCCCGGGCCGCACTACTGCCTGGGGGCGCACCTGGCGCGCAGGGAGATGACCGTGATGTTCCGGGAGCTGTACACCCGGCTGCCGCACATCAAGTCCGTGGGGGAGCCCGACTACCTGCTGTCCAACTTCATCAACGGCATCAAGCACATGCGCTACACCTTCTGA
- a CDS encoding alpha/beta hydrolase, which yields MEIRTIHANGVEFAYLTVGEGPLALCLHGFPDTAHTWRHLMPALAERGYRAVAPFTRGYAPTEVPADGAYEDAALVADVRALHEELGGDQDAVVIGHDWGAFPVYHLAGRFRRAVTLAVPPPGALGAGFLEYDQLKRSFYVFLFQTYLGEAAVATPGFLENLWREWSPGYDPSEDLEFVRRSIGEPANLSAALGYYRAMLGTTPPSGRYPALEGGITGPVLYLHGAQDGCLSPELAKNALSHLPAGSQAFQVPGAGHFLHLERPAEVNRLILDWLGAPSAAEMTQVRPLGFTS from the coding sequence ATGGAGATCAGGACTATCCACGCCAACGGTGTGGAGTTCGCGTATCTGACGGTTGGTGAGGGGCCGCTGGCGCTGTGCCTGCACGGCTTCCCCGACACGGCACACACCTGGCGGCACCTCATGCCCGCGCTGGCCGAGCGCGGCTACCGCGCGGTCGCGCCGTTCACGCGCGGTTACGCGCCCACCGAGGTGCCGGCCGACGGCGCGTACGAGGACGCCGCGCTGGTCGCCGACGTCCGCGCGCTGCACGAGGAGCTCGGCGGCGACCAGGACGCGGTCGTCATCGGGCACGACTGGGGCGCCTTCCCCGTGTACCACCTGGCCGGCCGCTTCCGCCGCGCGGTCACGCTGGCCGTGCCGCCGCCCGGCGCGCTCGGCGCCGGTTTCCTGGAGTACGACCAGCTCAAGCGGTCCTTCTACGTCTTCCTCTTCCAGACGTACCTGGGCGAGGCGGCCGTCGCGACCCCCGGCTTCCTCGAGAACCTCTGGCGCGAGTGGTCGCCGGGGTACGACCCGAGCGAGGACCTGGAGTTCGTACGGCGCAGCATCGGCGAGCCCGCCAACCTGAGCGCGGCACTCGGCTACTACCGGGCCATGCTCGGCACCACGCCGCCCTCCGGCCGCTACCCGGCGCTGGAGGGCGGCATCACCGGCCCGGTCCTCTACCTGCACGGCGCTCAGGACGGGTGCCTGAGTCCCGAGCTGGCCAAAAACGCGCTGAGCCACCTGCCCGCCGGCTCACAGGCGTTCCAGGTGCCGGGTGCCGGGCACTTCCTCCATCTGGAGCGCCCGGCCGAGGTCAACCGCCTCATCCTGGACTGGCTCGGCGCCCCGTCCGCAGCCGAGATGACCCAGGTCCGGCCGCTGGGGTTCACCTCCTGA
- a CDS encoding long-chain fatty acid--CoA ligase gives MLNLSIVLEDSARNTPDGTAVVFGDMRLPYSMIDAVANQVANLLVSRGVGKGDKVALACPNLPYFPFVYFGILKAGATVVPLNVLLQSREIAYHLEDSDAKALFCFEGTPELPLGERGKAGFEAAPGCEHFFVLPATPLATESPYGESIWAALGGMASEFETVQTAPDDTAVILYTSGTTGQPKGAELSHQNMLLNAMVNDKMFPRTDGGDTYLAVLPLFHSFGQTVVMNTGFLRGATVVLMPRFEPGEALALMAKESVTFFAGVPTMYWGLLTTIHAEGAEVPRTLRVAVAGGASSPAEVLKDFERTFGIGILEGYGLSETSPVASFNQIHRPTKPGTIGFPIWGVEMKLIDGDWKTVEGEGPGEIAVRGHNIMKGYYGRPEATAEVMKDGWFRTGDIATRDADGYYSIIDRAKDMIIRGGFNVYPRELEEVLLTHEAVSLAAVVGVPNESHGEEIKAYVIRTPGSTISEDELIAWAKENMAAYKYPRIVEFRDSLPMTATGKILKRELR, from the coding sequence ATGCTGAACCTGTCCATCGTCCTCGAGGACAGCGCCAGGAACACCCCCGACGGTACGGCTGTCGTCTTCGGCGACATGCGGCTCCCGTACTCCATGATCGACGCCGTCGCCAACCAGGTCGCGAACCTGCTGGTCTCCCGGGGTGTCGGCAAGGGGGACAAGGTGGCGCTGGCGTGCCCGAACCTGCCGTACTTCCCGTTCGTCTACTTCGGCATCCTGAAGGCCGGGGCCACGGTGGTGCCGCTCAACGTGCTGCTGCAGTCGCGGGAGATCGCCTACCACCTTGAGGACAGCGACGCCAAGGCGCTGTTCTGCTTCGAGGGCACGCCCGAGCTGCCGCTGGGTGAGCGCGGCAAGGCGGGTTTCGAGGCGGCGCCGGGCTGCGAGCACTTCTTCGTGCTGCCCGCCACCCCGCTCGCGACCGAGTCCCCGTACGGCGAGTCGATCTGGGCGGCGCTGGGCGGCATGGCGAGCGAGTTCGAGACCGTGCAGACGGCCCCCGACGACACCGCGGTGATCCTCTACACCTCGGGCACCACGGGACAGCCCAAGGGCGCCGAGCTCAGCCACCAGAACATGCTGCTGAACGCCATGGTCAACGACAAGATGTTCCCCCGCACCGACGGCGGCGACACGTATCTCGCGGTGCTGCCGCTGTTCCACTCCTTCGGCCAGACCGTGGTCATGAACACCGGCTTCCTGCGCGGTGCGACCGTCGTGCTGATGCCGCGCTTCGAGCCGGGCGAGGCGCTCGCGCTCATGGCCAAGGAGAGCGTCACCTTCTTCGCCGGCGTGCCGACGATGTACTGGGGCCTCCTCACCACGATCCACGCGGAGGGAGCGGAGGTGCCCCGCACCCTCCGCGTCGCCGTCGCGGGCGGCGCGTCCTCGCCCGCGGAGGTGCTCAAGGACTTCGAGCGCACCTTCGGCATCGGCATCCTGGAGGGGTACGGCCTGTCGGAGACGTCGCCGGTGGCCAGCTTCAACCAGATCCACCGCCCCACCAAGCCCGGCACGATCGGCTTCCCCATCTGGGGCGTGGAGATGAAGCTGATCGACGGCGACTGGAAGACCGTCGAGGGCGAGGGCCCCGGCGAGATCGCCGTCCGCGGCCACAACATCATGAAGGGCTACTACGGCCGCCCCGAGGCCACGGCCGAGGTGATGAAGGACGGCTGGTTCCGCACGGGCGACATCGCGACCCGTGACGCGGACGGCTACTACTCGATCATCGACCGGGCCAAGGACATGATCATCCGCGGCGGCTTCAACGTCTATCCGCGCGAGCTCGAAGAGGTCCTGCTGACCCATGAGGCCGTGTCGCTGGCCGCCGTGGTGGGGGTGCCGAACGAGTCGCACGGCGAGGAGATCAAGGCGTACGTCATCCGCACACCCGGCTCGACGATCAGCGAGGACGAGCTGATCGCGTGGGCCAAGGAGAACATGGCGGCCTACAAGTACCCCCGGATCGTCGAGTTCCGCGATTCGCTGCCCATGACCGCCACGGGCAAGATCCTCAAGCGCGAACTCCGTTGA